A DNA window from Ostrea edulis chromosome 5, xbOstEdul1.1, whole genome shotgun sequence contains the following coding sequences:
- the LOC125651821 gene encoding uncharacterized protein LOC125651821: MEYIKLDNMRIYLLILVFPFSTLAENNTKSHVQNTLRSVFNNCRQHVNPGMAVSVVQDGQVVFSEAFGVKDLETKEPVTTVTLFGIGSLTKVFANLLIQKYFGKDSRYSLITPLRHLFGKNDLFSYSDLRTYHSNTLDLMAHRMGFPSHNYLRLDNTLNRANVLERIKKFKPRGGFRDSFYSSNILYGLLTDIGERLGGKSWEELVTQDFFTPIGMKNSTFFTTLTSDLVNIATGYMEENEELFPTSFELLRKWTELCGAACITSSADDMGQFMKFMLNDGVTDSGTRIVGRKEMKDMLLSWNLLRSSSLREYFSGLNGVPYSREYSGYALGLKTGMYRNHRILEETGDIFGYSSIMTLFPDQKLGIFISMTGKDKDDLFRITASSYISDLYNKEEPWLNASTLCTFPEPFKKRTNKSSNTFEEIPLDRPASDFVGVYYNELYKDITITEHNGSLKLKYGYVTFDLIRKKSRSYKFHMVSTGIAAHAFKRRSMEFKASDPKNPEYITIARLRHFERSDFIRQPHLTGAKPEKEKSSREGVLDSTLQTTFKACRRHQNPSMAVSVVKDGKTVFSKAYGNKDINMDSREPITTKTLFGIGSLTKVFANLLVQKYMSNDSRYDLNTTLRHLYGNKEIFKHSFLRSQFVNTLDMMVHRTGFPPYNYLRLDDKLKRENVMERIHSLKTKDGFRTQFRTNNLMYGIITYMAERMGGNSWENLIKTEFFNPLGMNNSSFFTMLNPDSEDIARGYVQDDGVLYPVSYDFLRQWTDLCGAACIVSNVEDMAQFMNFLLNEGKTDSGVSLINVKSIRDLFLPWMQLQSSDIEDYFIKSKGVPYSRAYSGYGLGLNVGTYRDHRILEEAGNIFGYRSLMTLFPDKRLGIFIATTGEDKDELFRISVNSFIADLYNEEDPWLNSTLLCSFPRPFMTEKKKKQSRFIPRNIPLGRPIENYMGTYYNDVFHEITVTAVNDQLKLTYGYVTYDLRKRRERSEKFYMIAQGHAQHILKRRTVEFRETEANRTGYINVLHINSFEDSDFVKIPEVDTSAILPARI; the protein is encoded by the exons ATGGAATACATTAAATTGGACAATATGAGGATTTACTTGCTGATATTGGTTTTTCCTTTCTCAACTCTGGCCGAAAATAACACCAAATCCCATGTTCAGAACACGCTGAGGTCAGTATTTAACAACTGTCGTCAACATGTGAACCCAGGAATGGCGGTATCGGTAGTGCAAGATGGACAGGTGGTGTTTTCAGAAGCGTTTGGAGTCAAGGACTTAGAAACAAAAGAACCAGTGACCACAGTTACGTTGTTTGGAATTGGGTCACTGACAAAAGTGTTTGCGAACTTGCTGATACAGAAATACTTTGGTAAAGATTCCAG ATACAGTTTGATTACACCACTTAGACATCTATTTGGGAAAAATGACCTTTTCAGTTACTCTGATCTACGAACATATCATTCCAACACACTTGACTTAATGGCTCATAGGATGGGGTTTCCGAGCCACAACTACCTGCGCCTTGACAATACATTGAATCGGGCAAATGTATTAGA ACGTATTAAGAAGTTCAAACCACGGGGAGGTTTTCGAGATAGTTTCTACAGCAGCAATATCTTGTACGGACTACTAACAGACATTGGTGAACGACTGGGTGGAAAATCTTGGGAAGAGTTGGTAACACAAGACTTCTTTACCCCGATTGGAATGAAAAACTCCACTTTCTTCACGACATTGACTTCAGATTTAGTCAACATAGCTACAGGATATATGGAGGAAAACGAAGAGCTTTTCCCCACGTCCTTTGAGCTATTAAG AAAATGGACAGAATTGTGTGGAGCAGCATGCATCACATCCAGTGCTGATGACATGGGCCAATTCATGAAATTTATGTTAAATGATGGAGTCACAGACTCCGGCACCAGGATCGTCGGTAGAAAAGAGATGAAAGATATGCTCCTATCATGGAATCTTCTGCGATCGTCCAGCCTTCGCGAATACTTCTCCGGGTTGAACGGAGTACCATATTCCAGAGAATACAGTGGATATGCACTTGGGTTAAAGACTGGGATGTATAGAA ATCACAGAATACTAGAAGAAACGGGTGACATCTTTGGATATAGCTCAATAATGACACTCTTCCCAGACCAGAAGCTGGGCATCTTTATCTCCATGACGGGCAAAGATAAAGACGACTTATTTCGAATCACTGCTAGTTCCTACATATCCGACCTATACAACAAAGAGGAGCCATGGTTAAACGCCTCAACTCTATGTACCTTCCCAGAACCATTCAAGAAGCGAACAAATAAAAGTTCTAATACTTTTGAAGAAATTCCTCTTGACAGACCTGCCAGCGATTTCGTAGGCGTATACTACAATGAATTGTACAAGGATATTACCATCACCGAACACAACGGTTCACTTAAACTCAAGTACGGCTACGTCACCTTTGATTTGATTCGAAAAAAATCTCGATCTTATAAGTTCCACATGGTAAGCACAGGTATTGCAGCACATGCTTTCAAGAGGAGATCCATGGAATTCAAAGCCAGCGATCCTAAAAACCCAGAATACATAACCATTGCTCGTTTAAGACATTTTGAAAGGAGCGATTTCATACGACAACCACATTTAACTGGTG CAAAACCAGAGAAAGAAAAATCAAGCCGAGAAGGGGTTTTAGATAGCACACTACAGACAACTTTTAAGGCATGCCGGCGGCATCAAAACCCAAGTATGGCAGTTTCTGTCGTTAAGGACGGAAAAACTGTGTTCTCCAAGGCGTATGGTAATAAGGATATCAATATGGATTCCAGGGAACCAATTACAACCAAAACTCTGTTTGGTATTGGATCGCTTACAAAAGTGTTTGCCAATCTTCTCGTGCAAAAGTATATGAGCAACGATTCCAG GTACGACTTAAACACTACTCTTCGACATCTGTATGGTAACAAGGAGATATTCAAACACTCTTTTCTTCGGTCTCAATTTGTAAATACGTTGGACATGATGGTTCATAGAACGGGATTCCCGCCCTACAACTACCTCCGACTGGACGATAAACTAAAGCGGGAAAACGTTATGGA ACGAATTCATTCTTTGAAAACAAAGGATGGGTTTCGAACACAGTTCcggacaaacaatttgatgtatGGCATTATAACGTATATGGCCGAGAGAATGGGTGGAAATTCATGGGAGAATTTGATTAAAACAGAATTTTTCAATCCCTTGGGAATGAACAATTCATCATTTTTTACTATGTTGAATCCCGATTCTGAGGACATTGCCAGGGGGTATGTTCAGGACGACGGAGTCTTGTATCCCGTGTCATATGATTTTTTAAG ACAATGGACAGATCTTTGTGGCGCAGCCTGCATCGTGTCCAATGTGGAGGACATGGCACAATTCATGAACTTCCTATTGAATGAGGGCAAGACAGACTCTGGTGTTAGTTTGATCAACGTCAAGAGCATCCGCGATCTCTTCCTACCATGGATGCAGCTGCAGTCTTCGGATATAGAAGATTATTTCATAAAATCCAAAGGAGTTCCTTATTCCAGGGCGTACTCGGGATATGGTTTAGGCTTAAATGTTGGAACATATCGGG ATCACCGAATactggaggaggcaggaaacaTCTTCGGCTACCGCTCCCTAATGACACTATTCCCGGATAAGCGATTGGGAATTTTTATTGCTACAACAGGAGAAGACAAGGATGAATTATTTCGTATATCCGTCAACTCCTTTATTGCTGATTTATACAATGAAGAAGATCCATGGCTCAACTCTACCTTGCTCTGCAGCTTTCCCCGACCTTTCATGACcgaaaagaagaagaaacaatcCCGATTTATCCCCAGGAACATCCCCTTAGGTCGCCCGATAGAAAACTACATGGGGACATACTATAATGACGTTTTCCATGAGATAACGGTGACAGCAGTGAACGACCAGTTAAAACTTACCTATGGCTACGTCACATATGATCTTAGAAAGAGAAGAGAGAGATCTGAAAAATTTTATATGATAGCACAGGGGCATGCGCAACATATTTTAAAGAGAAGAACTGTGGAGTTCCGAGAGACTGAAGCAAATAGAACAGGCTATATTAATGTACTCCACATAAACAGCTTTGAGGATAGTGACTTTGTGAAAATACCGGAAGTCGATACATCCGCCATCCTCCCTGCTAGGATATAG